The following coding sequences are from one Ancylobacter sp. TS-1 window:
- a CDS encoding DUF2283 domain-containing protein, translating to MKLKYDPEANALYVRFSAGTVVDSEEVSPGVVLDYDAQGHILALELLQAREKLAPEVLTEAAE from the coding sequence ATGAAACTCAAATATGATCCCGAGGCGAATGCGCTTTATGTCCGCTTCAGCGCGGGCACCGTCGTCGACAGCGAGGAAGTGTCGCCTGGCGTCGTGCTCGATTATGACGCGCAGGGTCATATCCTCGCGCTGGAACTGCTGCAGGCGCGCGAGAAGCTGGCGCCTGAAGTCCTGA
- a CDS encoding DUF4258 domain-containing protein: MADFRLSDHAKVAMAERGIEMSWVERTLDAPERVEADPGDPSLLRAFGAIPERDGRILRVVYRPAGGAAFVVTAFFDRGARR, translated from the coding sequence GTGGCGGATTTTCGCCTCAGTGACCATGCGAAGGTCGCGATGGCCGAACGGGGCATCGAGATGAGCTGGGTCGAGCGCACGCTGGATGCGCCGGAGCGCGTGGAAGCGGACCCCGGCGACCCGTCCCTCCTGCGGGCCTTCGGGGCGATCCCCGAGCGCGATGGGCGGATTTTGCGTGTAGTCTACCGGCCGGCCGGCGGCGCGGCGTTCGTCGTCACGGCCTTCTTTGATCGCGGAGCGCGGCGATGA